One Streptomyces sp. NBC_01217 genomic region harbors:
- a CDS encoding Mu transposase C-terminal domain-containing protein codes for MITRTAGFERDPVCHNALSPNEKYAALIAAAGHVPVALSAEEYIGLLPREFRVINSYGVRLGHRTYDSPELTPFRRQPSGAGADGKRWEVRYDPYDISRIWVRNHREGTWIMALWRHLRTAPTPMGELAWDHARRVLAQRGADPVTEEEIARAAVDLLDRAADGPQGTTPRSSGRSRKDRKVAARTRATSTPSWPRPAEPEPAEEPAPEAAQNEDGLADVVPLGIFDARKEAETWW; via the coding sequence ATGATCACCCGCACCGCGGGCTTCGAACGAGATCCGGTTTGCCACAACGCACTGAGCCCGAACGAGAAGTACGCCGCCCTGATCGCCGCGGCCGGACACGTCCCGGTCGCGCTCAGCGCCGAGGAGTACATCGGGCTGCTGCCGAGGGAGTTCCGGGTCATCAACTCCTACGGCGTCCGTCTGGGCCACCGCACCTACGACAGTCCGGAGTTGACCCCGTTCCGCCGGCAGCCGTCCGGCGCCGGGGCCGACGGCAAGCGGTGGGAGGTCCGCTACGACCCCTACGACATCTCACGCATATGGGTACGCAATCACCGCGAGGGGACCTGGATCATGGCGCTCTGGCGGCACCTTCGCACCGCCCCGACTCCGATGGGCGAGCTGGCCTGGGACCACGCCCGCCGCGTCCTTGCCCAGCGCGGCGCCGACCCTGTCACCGAGGAGGAGATCGCTCGGGCCGCGGTCGACCTCCTGGACCGGGCTGCCGACGGCCCGCAGGGCACAACGCCCCGATCTTCGGGACGCAGTCGCAAGGACCGCAAGGTCGCCGCCCGCACCCGGGCCACGAGTACTCCTTCCTGGCCCCGGCCGGCCGAGCCCGAGCCCGCCGAGGAGCCCGCGCCCGAGGCAGCGCAGAACGAGGACGGCCTCGCAGATGTGGTTCCGCTGGGAATCTTCGACGCCCGCAAGGAGGCCGAGACGTGGTGGTGA
- a CDS encoding IS5 family transposase — translation MTDAEWAEVRSVMPVPAWLLKRGGRPEAFCHREMLDAVRYLVDNGVKWTALPVDFPYWRAVYDFFRRWRSYDYVRELYERLRRSARERTGRNAEPSGGIIDSQSVDASETVGEDSRGYDGGKSCDGRKRHILTDTEGLLLEVTVTTADVHDSKAAPALLEAFMEQPGRLLILVWVDSAYQGPALAKAFARHGVRIEVVRRSDGQRGFVVLARRWVVERTLSWLSRSRRLNRDHERRPDHHQQMVWWAAVIRLSRRLAADAPRWPEKRPERLLPAPA, via the coding sequence ATGACGGACGCGGAGTGGGCCGAGGTCCGCTCCGTGATGCCGGTGCCGGCCTGGCTCCTGAAGCGGGGCGGGCGTCCGGAGGCGTTTTGCCATCGCGAGATGCTCGACGCGGTGCGCTACCTCGTCGACAACGGTGTGAAGTGGACGGCTCTGCCGGTCGACTTCCCGTACTGGCGGGCGGTCTACGATTTCTTCCGCCGCTGGCGGTCCTACGACTACGTGCGTGAGCTGTACGAACGCCTGCGACGCTCGGCGAGGGAACGCACGGGCCGCAACGCCGAGCCCAGTGGGGGGATCATCGACAGTCAGTCGGTGGACGCCTCCGAAACCGTCGGTGAGGACAGTCGCGGATACGACGGGGGCAAGTCATGTGACGGCCGCAAGCGCCACATCCTGACCGACACAGAGGGCCTGCTCCTGGAGGTCACCGTGACCACAGCGGATGTGCATGACTCCAAGGCCGCCCCGGCGCTGCTGGAGGCATTCATGGAACAGCCGGGCCGACTGCTAATACTGGTGTGGGTCGACAGCGCCTACCAGGGTCCGGCGCTGGCGAAGGCGTTCGCCCGCCACGGGGTGCGGATCGAGGTCGTGCGCCGGTCCGACGGACAACGCGGATTTGTCGTACTGGCCCGCAGGTGGGTGGTGGAGCGAACGCTGAGCTGGCTCTCCCGCTCACGCCGCCTCAACCGCGACCACGAACGCCGCCCCGATCACCACCAGCAGATGGTGTGGTGGGCCGCCGTGATCAGGCTGTCGAGGCGCCTGGCCGCAGACGCTCCGCGCTGGCCGGAGAAGCGTCCCGAGCGACTGCTCCCGGCGCCGGCGTGA